The Streptomyces sp. NBC_01439 genome contains the following window.
CAGCAGCAGGTCGAGACGCTCGTCGATGGGCTGGTCGCGGGTTTCGACCAGGCCGTCGGTGTAGAGGACGAGTTGGTCGCCGGGGTCCATGGCGATGGTGGTGGACTCGAAGGGGATGCCGCCCACGCCGAGCGGTGCGCCGGTGGGCAGGTCGAGCAGTCGGGGCCGCCGGCCGGAGCGGATGAGGACGGGGGGCAGGTGTCCGGCGAGGGCGACCCGGCACTGGGCCTCGTGCGGGTCGTAGACGACGTAGACGCACGTGGCGATGGTTTCTTCCAGTGCGGCGGTGGTGTGGTCCAGTTGGTGGAGCACCTGGGGCGGGTCGAGGGCGAGTTCGGCGAGGGTGCGGGTCGCCGTACGCAGTTGTCCCATGCTGGCCGCGGCATTGATGCCGCTGCCCATGACGTCCCCGACCACGAGGACGGTGGTGTCGTTCGGTCCGGCGATGGCGTCGAACCAGTCGCCCCCGATCTCGCTGCTGGCCGCGGCGGGCCGGTAGCGGTAGGCGACTTCCAGGCCGGGCGTGGGTGGCGGGTGGTGCGGCAGCAGGTGGTGCTGGAGGGCGAGGGCGGTGTGGTGCGCGTTGCGGTACCAGCGGGCGTTGTCGATGCACACGGCGGCGCGGGCGGCGAGTTCGCCGGCCAGCACGATGTCGTCGTCGTTGAACGGCAGCGGGTTGCGGGTGCGTTTGAGGTCCAGTGCGCCGAGGACCTCGCCGCGCGCGATGAGCGGCACGGCCAGGTAGGAGCGCAGCCCGGCGCGGCTCAGCAGGTCGGCGGCGGTGCTGTCGCGGGCGATGCGCGAGATGTCCTGGGCCTGCACGTGGGCGACGAGGACCGGGTGGCCGGTCGTCACGGACTGGGTGACCAGCCGGTCCGCGGCGTAGCGGGCGATGTCCCCGGGCGGGTCGGCGGCGCGGACGGCGTCGCTGGGGTAGGCGGCCGCGAGGGCCAGTGCCCGGAACACCGCCGGCTCGTGGGCGGAGGACCTCAGGGTCGGCCGGCCTTCGAGGACGGAGTCGAGGATGTCGACGGCGGCGATGTCCGCGAGCTCGGGCACGACGACGTCGGCGAGCTCCCGTGCGGTCTGGTCGAGGTCGAGGGTGGTGCCGATGCGGACGGTGGCGTCCGCGATGAGGGCGAGACGGCGGCGGCTGCGGGCGATCTCGATGGCCGCCCGGTGACTCTGGGTGACGTCGACCACGGAGGTGGCGAGGCCCAGTACCCGGCCGGTGGCGTCCTCCAGCCGGTAGTACGACACCGACCAGGCGTGTTCGGTGCGGTCCCCGCCGTGGGTGCGGCCGGCCGTGAACTGTTCGAGCAGCGGCGTTCCGGTGGCCAGGACCTGGCGCATCGCCGACTCGGCGGCCTCCGCGTCGTCGAGGAAGGCAAGCGCCTCGCGGACGCCCCGGCCGATGTGCTGTTCGGCGGGGAGCCCGTTGATCCGTTCCAGCGTCGGGTTGACGAGCACGTACCGCAGCTCGGTGTCCAGGACCGCGAGGCCGATCGGGGACTGGGCCACCAGGCGCGCGGACAGGGCGAGGTCCCGCTCCAGCTGGCGCAGCCGGGTCCGGTCGGTCGCGATGCCCAGGGCGAACATGTCTCCGTGCTCGTCGAGCAGCCGCATGTTGCGGAACTCCACCAGGCGGGTGGTGCCGTCCCTGCGCCGTACCGGGAAGGCCCCCGCCCAGTCTCCCGCGCCGCCCATGACGCGCGCGAACAGCTCCGTGACCATACCCACGTGCTCGTTGGCGGCCAGCAGCCGGGCAGCGGGGCGACCGAGCGCCTCCGCCGCCGTCCAGCCGAACAGCTGCTCGGCCTGCGGGCTCCACAGCGCGACCCGTCCTTCGGAGTCGAGGACGACCGCCGCGACGTTCAGGACGTCGAGCAAACCGCTCGGCGGGGAGACCCCGGCCATGCCGGGTCTGATCCCACCGGTCCCCGCCCCGTCGATCGCACTCATCGGCGACGCTCCTTCCGGCATCGTCGGTCCGCCGCCGCCCGCCGCCACCCGCCCTGGGGCGGTCCGAGGCGTACGGCTTCCTCTCATCGTGCCCCCGAACCTGCCCGGCAGCGTCCGGAGCGTCTCCGCCAGGGCCGCCGCGCACCGCCGCCCGCGCGTCACGCACGGAACGGCGGACGTCGCAACCCGACCTTCGTCGGGGTCCTGGCGGGCCGTTCAGCCGGGGCGGGCGGGACCCTGCGTTCCTACGGTCGGGACCATGGAATCGAACACCCGATACGGATGGGCCCGACGGCTGCCGCTCGCCGCGACGACGGCCGGGGCGGGCGCCGCAGCCGTCGCCTGGGCGGCTCCCGGTGGGGCGCTGGGCACGAACGAGCCGGTACGCGTCACGGAGGGCGCCTCGGCACTGGCCTACCGGTCACTCGCCCGGAGCGTGGCGGAGGACTGGCCGGCCTGGGCCGGGACGGCCCTGGAGGCGGCGAGCGAGGGCACCCTGGTGGTCCTGGGCCTGCTGCTGCTCGCGGCGGGCCTGGGCTCTCTGCGTCGTCGTGACGCGCCGGGCGCGGCCGGGGTGGCCCTGGCGGCCGCCGGAACCGTGGCGGCCTACGCGCTCAGCGAGGCGCTGAAACTCCTGGTCGACGAGGAACGACCCTGCCGGGCCGTGGCCGGGGCCCTGGCGGTCGCGCCGTGTCCCGCGCCGGGCGACTGGTCGTTCCCGAGCAATCACGCCACCCTCGCCGCCGCGCTGGCGGTCGGGGTGACTCTCGTACGCCCCCGGCTGGCGGCCCCGGCCCTGCCGGTGGGCGTGGCCGCCGTCCTGCTGCGGGTCCTGGTCGGCGTGCACTATCCGCACGACGTCCTGGCGGGCGCGGCGCTCGGGGCGGCCGCCGTGCTGACCGTACGGATCCTCCTGCTGCCCGCCGCGGGACGCGCGGCGTCAGCGCTCCTCGTAGGGAGCGCTGCCCACGGGCGGCACCGGGACCGCTCCGGCCTCGTGGGCGACCACCGCCGCCGCGGCCCGGTTGTCGACGCCGAGGCGGGCGAGGATCGAGCTGACGTAGGCCTTCACCGTTCCCTCGGCCAGGTGCAGGCGGCGCGCGATCTGCCCGTTGGACAGTCCGCCGCCCAGGAGGCCCAGCACGTCCCGTTCCCGCGCGGTCAGGGCGTCGACACGGGCACGGGCCGCGGAGCGGCGGCCCGCCCGGGCGCCCGCGCCGTCGGCCGCGAGATGGGCGACGACCCGGGCCGCGACCTTCGGTGACAGGTAGGCGGCGCCCTCGGCGACCGCCCGCACACCGGCCTGCAGCTCCTCCGGATCGCCGGACTTGACCAGGAAGCCGGTGGCGCCCTCGCCGAGCGCGCGCAGGATGTAGTCGTCCTCGCCGAACGTCGTCAACATCACGACTCCGGTCGCCGGTACGGTCCTTCGTATCTCGGCGGCGGCCGCAATGCCGTCCGTGCCCGGCATCCGGATGTCCAGTACGGCGACGTCCGGGCGGTGGTGCTGCACGAGCCGCACCGCCTCGTGGCCGTCGCCGGCCTCGGCGACGACGGTGATGCCGGGATCGGTGGCGAGGACGGCGCGGACACCCGCGCGGATCATCGGCTCGTCGTCGGCGATCAGGATCCGGATCATCGGACTTCCCTCCCGGTGAAGGTGTCGGTGGAGACGAGCCGGCCGGCGCGGAAGCAGAGCCGGTAGATGTCGCCCGAGCGGTCGTCGAAGGGATCGGCGGTCTGTACGTAGAACTCGCAGGCCGCACCGGCCGGTTCGGGGGCGGGTCCGGCCGGCCGGCGGCTCGTCTGCGATGGCGGCAGGTACGGCGCCACCTCGGTACGGGGCTGCCCGACGCTCAGCCGGGCGTGGTCCTGCGGGGCGAGGACCGACTGTCGGGCCGTCACGGTGTCCCAGGCCCGCACCCCGACCACGAGCACGGCCGCCGTGGAGAGCGGCACCAGCACGGCCGCGACGGCGGTGCGGCGCAGCCGACGGCGGGCGCTGCGGTGCTCCGGGGGCAGTACGCCGCCCGGGCGGGCGGGATCGGCGGGGGGCGACGGGGTCGTTCCGGGCCGGTGCGGGAGCACGGCGCGCACGGCGAAGCCGTCTCCCTCGGGGCCCGCGGTGAAGGAGCCGCCGGCCAGCCGGACCCGTTCGTCCAGGCCGATGAGCCCTAGTCGGTGGGGCTCGTCGGGGGCGCCCGGGAGCGGGGCGCCGGGTGCCGGGCCGCGGACCGGCCCGTTCCGCACGGCGACCTCGGTCCGGCCCGCCCCGTCCGCCGTGCCCACCCCGTGGCGGACGACGACCGTGGCGCGGGAAGCGGGCGCGTGCTTGGCGACGTTCGTCAGCGCCTCCTGGACGACCCGGTACGCGGCCAGGTCGACGGCCCGCGGCACCGTCACGTCCGCCGGTTCCCCCTCCACCTGCAGCCGGACGTCGAGTCCCGCCCCGGCGGCCCGGTCCACGAGGCCTCCGATCGCGGCGAGCCCGTTCGCCGCTCCGCTCTGCGACCCGGGCGCCGGGTCCGAGGGTTCGCGCAGAACGCCGATCACCTCCCCGAGCCGGTCCACGGCGGCTCCCGCCCTGGTTCGGATGTCGCGCGCGGCGATGCGGTGGGCCTCGGGGAGGCCGGGGGCCAGCTGCAACGCTCCCGCCGACAGGGCGACGAGGCTGAGTTCGTGGCCGAGGAGGTCGTGCATGTCCTGCGCGATCCTGGTCCGTTCGCGCAGTCGGGCCCGTTCGGCGAGCAGGCGCTGTTCCCGCTCTAGCCGCGCGGCCCGCTCCCACCCGGCGCGCACCAGTTCGCGGTACTGGCGCTGGAACCGGCCCGCGAACCACGGGAACACCGCCGCGGCGAGCAGCGTCAGTGCGCACCGGGTCGCCCACGCGAGCCACCCCGGTACCAGG
Protein-coding sequences here:
- a CDS encoding sensor histidine kinase, which encodes MIIVPRVPQPVVSAALFTAAVAAVGASVTDPWWGTAAVVSAYLAGRGPGPGRSAAVALTVLLVTAVPVVILVPGWLAWATRCALTLLAAAVFPWFAGRFQRQYRELVRAGWERAARLEREQRLLAERARLRERTRIAQDMHDLLGHELSLVALSAGALQLAPGLPEAHRIAARDIRTRAGAAVDRLGEVIGVLREPSDPAPGSQSGAANGLAAIGGLVDRAAGAGLDVRLQVEGEPADVTVPRAVDLAAYRVVQEALTNVAKHAPASRATVVVRHGVGTADGAGRTEVAVRNGPVRGPAPGAPLPGAPDEPHRLGLIGLDERVRLAGGSFTAGPEGDGFAVRAVLPHRPGTTPSPPADPARPGGVLPPEHRSARRRLRRTAVAAVLVPLSTAAVLVVGVRAWDTVTARQSVLAPQDHARLSVGQPRTEVAPYLPPSQTSRRPAGPAPEPAGAACEFYVQTADPFDDRSGDIYRLCFRAGRLVSTDTFTGREVR
- a CDS encoding response regulator transcription factor, translating into MIRILIADDEPMIRAGVRAVLATDPGITVVAEAGDGHEAVRLVQHHRPDVAVLDIRMPGTDGIAAAAEIRRTVPATGVVMLTTFGEDDYILRALGEGATGFLVKSGDPEELQAGVRAVAEGAAYLSPKVAARVVAHLAADGAGARAGRRSAARARVDALTARERDVLGLLGGGLSNGQIARRLHLAEGTVKAYVSSILARLGVDNRAAAAVVAHEAGAVPVPPVGSAPYEER
- a CDS encoding SpoIIE family protein phosphatase produces the protein MSAIDGAGTGGIRPGMAGVSPPSGLLDVLNVAAVVLDSEGRVALWSPQAEQLFGWTAAEALGRPAARLLAANEHVGMVTELFARVMGGAGDWAGAFPVRRRDGTTRLVEFRNMRLLDEHGDMFALGIATDRTRLRQLERDLALSARLVAQSPIGLAVLDTELRYVLVNPTLERINGLPAEQHIGRGVREALAFLDDAEAAESAMRQVLATGTPLLEQFTAGRTHGGDRTEHAWSVSYYRLEDATGRVLGLATSVVDVTQSHRAAIEIARSRRRLALIADATVRIGTTLDLDQTARELADVVVPELADIAAVDILDSVLEGRPTLRSSAHEPAVFRALALAAAYPSDAVRAADPPGDIARYAADRLVTQSVTTGHPVLVAHVQAQDISRIARDSTAADLLSRAGLRSYLAVPLIARGEVLGALDLKRTRNPLPFNDDDIVLAGELAARAAVCIDNARWYRNAHHTALALQHHLLPHHPPPTPGLEVAYRYRPAAASSEIGGDWFDAIAGPNDTTVLVVGDVMGSGINAAASMGQLRTATRTLAELALDPPQVLHQLDHTTAALEETIATCVYVVYDPHEAQCRVALAGHLPPVLIRSGRRPRLLDLPTGAPLGVGGIPFESTTIAMDPGDQLVLYTDGLVETRDQPIDERLDLLLTLLADTGRPLEETCDRLLDSLRRTDDHDDVALVIARARPLPTGSA